Proteins encoded together in one Plutella xylostella chromosome 17, ilPluXylo3.1, whole genome shotgun sequence window:
- the LOC105388522 gene encoding forkhead box protein N2-like, giving the protein MHITSGLSPARGEMLGATGAELYGAGGDMCEAYFAVDHTVPESSHTVEIEYVYEQPETVTQIEPIIESPKPKRPKIPQPEKVEEETDLTNLTWLQNITNIMALPQFPIPPVSPTPPKHPQNTRLQKFNLTIAKCQKDFTERAEEYRTNAALKPPYSYSTLICMAMRCNDGKMTLAAIYSWIRDNFKYYRQAEPSWQNSIRHNLSLNKVFVKVARSKQEPGKGGFWKLDLAHLEGTRRIANRPHKKKKTPPKVREEVTAVANIPEMVQVVPVDSIEPVQIHLPEFNLGVMQSLPDISLDGNIGANVIVEPAVPPPLIPEDDITSLLLNPTDWDDLQLDMLDNYLDSCFK; this is encoded by the exons ATGCATATCACGTCGGGTCTGTCTCCGGCGCGGGGGGAGATGCTGGGCGCGACAGGAGCTGAGCTCTATGGAGCGGGGGGAGACATGTGCGAGGCCTACTTCGCCGTCGACCACACCGTGCCCGAATCATCTCACACGGTGGAGATCGAATACGTGTACGAGCAACCCGAGACCGTGACGCAAATCGAACCAATCATCGAGTCACCAAAGCCGAAGCGGCCGAAGATTCCGCAGCCAGAGAAAGTCGAGGAGGAAACGGACCTGACGAACCTGACATGGCTGCAGAACATAACGAACATAATGGCGCTGCCTCAGTTCCCGATCCCGCCGGTCTCACCCACACCGCCGAAGCACCCTCAGAACACGCGGCTACAGAAGTTCAACCTGACGATCGCGAAGTGCCAGAAGGACTTCACGGAGCGCGCGGAGGAGTACAGAACCAACGCGGCGCTGAAGCCGCCCTACTCGTACAGCACGCTCATCTGCATGGCCATGCGCTGCAACGACGGCAAGATGACGCTCGCCGCCATCTACAGCTGGATCCGGGACAACTTCAAGTACTACCGCCAAGCCGAGCCCTCGTGGCAG AACTCGATCCGCCACAACCTGTCCCTCAACAAGGTATTCGTCAAAGTGGCTCGCTCGAAGCAGGAGCCGGGCAAAGGGGGCTTCTGGAAGCTGGACCTGGCCCACCTCGAGGGCACGCGCCGCATCGCCAACCGACCgcacaagaagaagaagacacCACCCAAGGTCAGGGAGGAAGTGACGGCCGTCGCGAACATTCCAGAAATGGTACAAGTGGTTCCAGTAGACAGCATCGAACCAGTGCAGATCCACCTACCAGAGTTCAATCTTGGCGTCATGCAGTCACTGCCTGATATATCGCTGGATGGCAATATCGGGGCTAATGTGATAGTGGAGCCGGCTGTCCCGCCGCCGCTGATCCCCGAGGACGACATCACGTCTCTGCTGCTGAACCCCACGGACTGGGATGACTTGCAGCTGGATATGCTGGATAACTATCTAGACTCGtgtttcaagtaa
- the LOC105388520 gene encoding glucose dehydrogenase [FAD, quinone], whose protein sequence is MKMAPIHLFQFYLYSLCIHIFTIFVYLTYYSDLFTSSLYNQIKPHYDYIIVGSGTAGSLIAHRIATETNFTYLVIEAGGSGNAILDIPVFGPLLHRSVFDWQFETTPQEQACYAMKDKKCRLPQGKIVGGSAKLNNMVHVRGNISHYVTWFQGKYSKRYIIEQFKHVEKNILHLDNIRYKSILANSMLKAAKELSYKNRDVNIEYGETFMRSRVSQSHGKRWATSENLKYTSNLVTHALVEKVVIDKKNIARGVIISRKGEKYMITAKKGVIISAGTFNSPKILQLSGIGPRKLLDSLDIPVVQDLPVGYNLQDHVTTGLDLVTFNKSLDIGPDDMLNLINVFKYYVYGRGPLTSPGCEVVGFLSTKNDTIPDIQFMVLPVGLSSDRGAYLKNGLGVTEEVWNNYFVSTFNQHAATILPILLHPKSRGSVQIQSTDPLIAPLINPKYLTDEEDVNTLIKGLKFVKKFIDTKAMSDIGAVLNPNHFPGCHKYKLFSDAYFKCYIKHLTLTSYHPVGTCSMGLPRDKKSVVNLSFQVIGVKKLYVVDGSVLPTLPGGNINAVIAMMANLFFEDTIGYEIFCRNRNKLLEYMFLMCLLN, encoded by the exons ATGAAAATGGCCcctatacatttatttcagttttatcTATACAGTCTTTGTATTCATATCTTCACAATATTTGTTTATCTCACGTATTACAGTGATTTGTTTACATCATCTCTTTACAATCAAATTAAGCCGCATTACGATTATATTATTG TTGGGTCTGGTACAGCGGGTTCGCTAATCGCTCACAGAATAGCCACGGAAACGAACTTCACATACCTAGTGATCGAGGCTGGTGGTAGTGGCAACGCAATACTGGACATACCTGTGTTTGGCCCCCTGCTGCACCGCTCCGTCTTTGACTGGCAGTTTGAGACAACACCACAGGAGCAGGCATGCTATGCTATGAAGGATAAG AAGTGCAGACTACCGCAAGGAAAGATAGTGGGAGGCTCAGCCAAGTTGAACAACATGGTGCACGTCCGAGGGAACATCTCCCACTATGTGACCTGGTTCCAGGGCAAATACAGCAAAAGGTACATCATAGAACAGTTCAAACATGttgagaaaaatattttacaccttgataatattaggtacaaaAGCATACTAGCTAATTCCATGTTAAAAGCCGCCAAAGAGCTTAGTTACAAAAATAGAGATGTCAATATAGAATATGGGGAAACTTTCATGAGAAGTAGGGTATCCCAGAGCCATGGCAAACGGTGGGCCACAtcagaaaatttaaaatataccagTAATTTAGTGACACATGCTCTTGTGGAGAAAGTTGTCATAGACAAGAAAAATATTGCCAGGGGTGTCATAATTTCCCGGAAAGGTGAGAAATATATGATAACTGCCAAAAAAGGAGTTATTATCTCAGCTGGGACTTTTAACTCCCCCAAAATACTTCAGCTATCTGGAATTGGACCTAGAAAATTACTAGACTCGTTAGATATTCCTGTTGTCCAAGATTTGCCAGTTGGTTATAATCTCCAAGATCATGTCACCACTGGATTAGATTTAGTTACTTTCAACAAATCTCTTGATATAGGTCCTGATGACATGTTGAACTTGatcaatgtttttaaatactatGTGTATGGTAGAGGCCCTTTGACCTCGCCTGGTTGCGAAGTTGTGGGCTTTTTATCAACCAAGAATGATACCATTCCTGATATACAGTTCATGGTGTTGCCAGTAGGCCTTTCATCAGATAGAGGAGCTTATTTGAAAAATGGGTTGGGAGTAACAGAAGAAGTATGGAATAACTATTTTGTTTCCACCTTTAACCAGCATGCAGCAACAATTCTACCAATTTTACTGCATCCAAAAAGCAGAGGCTCAGTGCAAATACAGAGTACAGATCCTCTAATCGCACCATTAATTAATCCAAAGTATTTGACTGATGAAGAGGATGTGAACACTTTGATAAAAGGTTTAAAATTCGttaaaaagtttattgatACCAAAGCTATGAGTGATATTGGAGCTGTGTTAAACCCAAATCATTTTCCAGGGTGTCACAAGTATAAATTGTTTAGTGATGCCtattttaagtgttacatAAAACATTTGACTCTCACTAGCTACCACCCTGTAGGAACATGTTCTATGGGGTTGCCACGTGACAAAAAGTCTGTTGTTAATCTGTCTTTTCAAGTGATTGGAGTTAAGAAGTTGTATGTTGTTGATGGATCGGTGTTACCGACTCTACCTGGTGGTAATATTAATGCTGTTATAGCTATGATGGCGAATTTGTTCTTTGAAGATACTATAGGCTATGAGATATTCTGTAGAAATCGCAATAAGCTACTAGAATATATGTTTCTTATGTGTTTGTTGAACTAA